One part of the Phaeodactylum tricornutum CCAP 1055/1 chromosome 17, whole genome shotgun sequence genome encodes these proteins:
- a CDS encoding predicted protein: MLLYESVLIQTKSHPAPVQDLTETIQPACFLSGTLTGTRYGFYVQYVREAVSFEDVVCRALALLLRYPFMNKHGYSNNMDESLKAHLQRMLPNNGRILPSQLQSLAQGLTSSSSHSGPQSLLDGIPSLGSPMGLDIAAMLQRRAQAEEQVRLELMARAAGLHRSLPKPLPNSSQSFNAWNHQLLGHDAKLISSGPLRKRRQLSDAGIATKRADAIVINLRRAERKAHFPLPAVSGEGWLPRRGSLASFHKTWEKLEEKVKARGKLQPDVQEQLTSELFRRSLHRRNMDHLYRKVHGLTSKDAPGSPPKKRKVQAAEDLEGNVDAR; encoded by the exons ATGTTGCTATATGAATCAGTCTTGATTCAAACAAAAAGTCATCCAGCTCCCGTGCAGGATTTGACGGAGACCATCCAGCCGGCTTGCTTCCTTTCCGGAACCCTCACCGGTACACGTTACGGGTTCTACGTACAATATGTGCGCGAAGCAGTTTCTTTCGAAGACGTGGTTTGTCGAGCTCTAGCACTGTTGCTCCG CTATCCTTTCATGAACAAACACGGCTACAGTAACAATATGGATGAGAGTCTGAAGGCGCATTTACAGCGTATGCTACCGAACAACGGCCGAATCTTACCGTCCCAGCTTCAGTCCCTGGCTCAAGGCCTAACATCATCATCTTCCCATTCTGGCCCACAAAGTCTACTGGATGGTATTCCTTCGTTGGGGTCGCCTATGGGATTGGATATTGCAGCAATGCTGCAACGTCGGGCTCAGGCCGAAGAACAAGTACGGCTTGAGCTCATGGCCCGTGCTGCTGGCTTACACAGGTCGTTGCCGAAGCCACTTCCAAACTCCTCGCAATCCTTCAACGCCTGGAATCATCAATTGTTGGGACACGATGCGAAACTTATTTCTTCAGGTCCATTgcgaaaacgacgacagctTAGTGACGCGGGAATTGCAACTAAAAGGGCGGATGCAATTGTTATAAACCTTCGACGAGCGGAACGCAAAGCTCACTTTCCATTGCCGGCAGTTTCGGGCGAAGGTTGGCTACCTAGGCGAGGATCTTTGGCCTCTTTTCACAAGACCTGGGAGAAATTAGAGGAGAAAGTAAAAGCAAGGGGGAAATTACAGCCGGACGTTCAAGAGCAATTGACATCAGAGCTTTTCCGCCGTTCACTGCATCGACGAAATATGGACCATCTGTATCGAAAGGTACACGGGTTGACTTCGAAGGACGCACCGGGCTCGCCGCcaaagaaacgcaaggtCCAGGCTGCAGAGGATTTGGAAGGAAACGTTGATGCGCGATAA
- the PTD5b gene encoding delta 5 fatty acid desaturase (delta5 fatty acid desaturase, membrane bound, di-iron oxidoreductase, containing three 'histidine box' motifs and a cytochrome b5 fusion domain. Involved in the biosynthesis of eicosapentaenoic and docasahexaenoic acids. When expressed in yeast, mediates the desaturation of exogenous free fatty acids. Probably prefers endogenous acyl-lipids as substrates.): MDVSLRNKSLSVDTLAPNHVCIDGKVFDLDSFDHPGGDSIHVFGGNDVTVLYKMIHPHHGPNQYAQKMKLVGVIDKYRCEYSFDSDFGKEMKREVFQIVRRGQEFGTVGYFFRAFLYIAFFVAVVYRWTFQTGPSYALAVVFGLAKALIGLNVQHDANHGAAAPPGRKNVWINDLLGWGADLIGGCKYLWIQKHWTHHAYTNHAEKDPDAFAAEPFLIFREYPASHPARQWYHKYQTLLFLPIIAGYWLSSVLSLEVAKLQDAGAMSATMKFENNFVARQRKFTVFWRIVHLVIILGPPLRQHGLTATALGQALTVGAAGSLFLGCLFSLSHNFVNAERDPTAILAPPPTSTDGSDNENTTAPVCWYKAQVETSCTYGGFVSGALTGGLNFQVEHHLFPRMSSAWYPFIAPTVRRVCAKHNVTYTYYPWLWQNMASMMRYLHVTGGNTDAITKLE, encoded by the exons ATGGACGTGTCGTTACGGAACAAATCACTGTCGGTCGACACCTTGGCTCCCAATCACGTTTGTATCGACGGGAAGGTCTTCGATTTGGACTCGTTCGATCATCCCGGGGGGGATTCCATTCACGTCTTTGGAGGCAACGACGTGACGGTCCTGTACAAGATGATTCATCCGCATCACGGACCCAATCAATACGCGCAAAAGATGAAACTAGTCGGTGTGATTGACAAATACCGGTGCGA GTATTCGTTCGATTccgattttggcaaagaGATGAAACGCGAAGTCTTCCAGATTGTCCGTCGCGGACAAGAGTTCGGCACCGTGGGTTACTTCTTCCGAGCCTTCCTCTACattgcctttttcgttgcCGTGGTGTACCGATGGACCTTTCAGACGGGTCCCTCCTACGCGTTGGCTGTTGTTTTTGGCCTGGCAAAGGCTTTGATCGGACTCAACGTCCAACACGACGCCAATCACGGCGCTGCCGCCCCGCCGGGACGCAAGAACGTATGGATCAACGACCTCCTCGGGTGGGGAGCCGATCTCATTGGTGGCTGTAAATACCTCTGGATTCAAAAACACTGGACGCACCACGCCTACACCAATCACGCGGAGAAGGATCCCGACGCCTTTGCCGCCGAACCGTTTTTGATCTTCCGAGAGTATCCCGCATCGCATCCTGCCCGGCAGTGGTACCACAAGTATCAAACGCTTCTCTTTCTACCAATCATTGCCGGTTACTGGCTCTCATCGGTACTTAGTCTGGAAGTAGCCAAACTGCAGGACGCGGGCGCCATGAGCGCCACGATGAAATTCGAAAACAATTTCGTGGCCCGACAACGCAAGTTTACGGTCTTTTGGCGCATTGTGCATTTGGTTATTATTTTGGGACCGCCCTTGCGGCAACACGGTCTCACCGCCACCGCACTCGGACAAGCATTGACGGTAGGGGCGGCGGGGAGTCTTTTCTTGGGATGtctcttttccttgtcgcACAACTTTGTCAACGCCGAACGGGACCCCACCGCCATCCTGGCGCCACCACCAACGTCAACCGACGGGAGTGACAACGAGAACACCACCGCACCCGTCTGCTGGTACAAAGCCCAGGTGGAAACCTCCTGCACCTACGGTGGCTTTGTCTCGGGTGCGCTCACGGGCGGTCTCAATTTTCAAGTCGAACACCACTTGTTCCCGCGAATGAGTTCGGCCTGGTATCCCTTTATTGCCCCCACAGTGCGCCGTGTCTGTGCGAAACACAACGTTACTTATACCTACTACCCCTGGCTCTGGCAAAACATGGCGTCCATGATGCGGTATTTGCACGTGACTGGTGGAAATACGGACGCAATTACCAAATTGGAGTAA
- a CDS encoding predicted protein codes for IPIASVDKGVLNTLSGNRPHQGYVLRCGKLFFESLNKIPHPDEDSAAPSMWLVLDEVVDPQNLGALLRSAYFLGGSTKVGILVCAKNSAPPSPTVSAASAGALELVDLYSTSNLPRTLAAAESDGFRIVGASASVPRDLNVPLYELQEISEMSGPTILVLGSEGHGLRSLVAKSCTEFVKVPGAVDAGGVDSLNVSVTGGILLWHFLKDITK; via the coding sequence ATTCCCATCGCCTCGGTCGATAAAGGAGTCTTGAATACTTTATCTGGAAATCGGCCGCATCAAGGATACGTTCTACGTTGCGGTAAGCTTTTCTTTGAATCGCTTAACAAAATCCCACATCCCGATGAGGATTCCGCAGCACCCAGCATGTGGTTAGTCCTAGATGAAGTCGTGGATCCCCAGAACTTGGGTGCTCTGCTACGGTCAGCCTACTTTTTGGGTGGCTCGACCAAAGTAGGCATCCTTGTATGCGCCAAAAACTCAGCCCCGCCGTCCCCCACTGTAAGTGCGGCCAGCGCAGGGGCGTTGGAGCTGGTGGATTTGTATAGTACTAGCAACCTTCCACGAacgttggcggcggccgaGTCGGATGGCTTTCGAATAGTCGGCGCATCCGCCTCCGTACCACGAGATTTGAACGTTCCATTGTACGAACTTCAGGAGATATCGGAGATGTCCGGGCCCACCATCTTGGTTTTGGGGTCTGAAGGCCACGGCTTAAGGTCACTTGTGGCCAAATCGTGTACTGAATTTGTCAAGGTGCCGGGAGCCGTGGATGCGGGAGGTGTCGACTCTTTGAACGTAAGCGTTACCGGAGGGATACTACTCTGGCATTTTTTAAAGGATATAACAAAGTAG
- a CDS encoding predicted protein — MLLLRPAIGVFAWYAYSAVQRQRLVRQGTFASMQMLSSFRQPDGDSLKLETLGQPVTAIADDWVYLTGRNPKLPTDSYRPTFRHTQHVACSFSNDGDTHGSRPHSSIALFGPRAVPLLSLRQLVTERMDLRPYVEEDLTKRLAWEHAMAECRPLLADENANSAAPLVPGAYSFLYRDYVNQEELLAMLCRRKAMETLLYRQTRATSLQVEDPTSNGNSSTSPSDQKCVLTDRAKMLGFLPVTIHWEGIVPRTTGDDQKCTIRWTNTSCRIGWQRLGKTIQQPSLAEKYRKDDWDVLLPPSSDTDAVNEGDIIVFYRQGQGKLVFARDSLISPT; from the exons ATGTTACTCCTACGCCCCGCGATTGGTGTGTTTGCCTGGTACGCTTACTCGGCGGTCCAGCGTCAGCGGCTCGTCCGCCAAGGCACCTTTGCTTCGATGCAGATGCTTTCCAGTTTCCGCCAGCCCGACGGAGATTCACTGAAATTGGAAACTTTGGGACAGCCAGTCacggccattgccgacgACTGGGTCTACCTGACGGGTCGCAATCCGAAATTACCGACGGATAGCTACCGCCCGACCTTTCGGCATACACAGCACGTGGCGTGCTCGTTCAGTAACGATGGCGACACGCACGGTTCTCGTCCACACTCTTCGATCGCCTTGTTCGGCCCCCGAGCCGTACCTTTGCTGTCGCTACGTCAGCTGGTCACGGAACGAATGGACCTCCGACCGTacgtggaagaagacttgACCAAACGTTTGGCTTGGGAACACGCCATGGCCGAGTGTCGGCCCTTGCTAGCGGACGAGAATGCCAACAGTGCTGCACCGCTCGTTCCGGGGGCGTATTCCTTCCTGTATCGAGATTACGTCAATCAGGAAGAGCTCTTGGCCATGCTGTGTCGGAGAAAAGCCATGGAAACGCTCTTGTATCGACAAACACGGGCAACTAGTCTGCAAGTGGAAGATCCGACGAGCAACGGAAACTCTTCGACCTCGCCGTCCGACCAAAAATGTGTTTTGACGGACCGCGCCAAAATGCTGGGATTCCTCCCCGTCACTATTCATTGGGAAGGGATTGTTCCACGAACCACGGGAGACGACCAAAAGTGTACAATCAGATGGACGAACACGTCGTGCCGAATCGGTTGGCAGCGTTTGGGCAAGACTATTCAGCAACCGTCTTTAGCCGAAAAGTATCGCAAGGACGATTGGGATGTTTTACTCCCACCATCATCCGATACAGACGCTGTCAATGAGGGTGACATTATTGTCTTTTATCGGCAAGGACAGGGCAAGCTCGTCTTTGCACGCGACAGTCTCATT TCACCAACATAA
- a CDS encoding channel voltage activated chloride channel (Has conserved features of animal voltage activated ion channel CLC7 group. 10-12 TM domains and C terminus also has 2 CBS binding domains typical of these channels. Phylogenetic analysis of putative AA clusters along with T. pseudonana CLC7 ortholog in animal CLC7 group.) codes for MFYDVGLDDGATQADEDPSASAGTTEWVAAFLAFAAYQTFFAAIASLFVWWEPVSGGSGIPEIKCFLNGIDLPRVVRVKTLLCKVVGVTFSVAAGLPVGKEGPMVHSGAVVAAGISQGKTRFWGVDTSFSKFSDFRNDREKRDFVACGAAAGVCSAFGAPIGGVLFSLEEGASYWSTKLTWRAFFCAMTTLATLFWVRNMDTLWLFSFGEFNILSGESSNFSIWELGLFVIVGCLGGLIGAVFNAANEHLTIWRMKRINHSKFRRFLEVIVVSLIVSVVSFLMPLLWGHCTKIPKDMQEWTNQEKNLIEELIPFGCTPGKEYNEVASLIFTEADTAIKQLFHFREAGADDSSTFSSGALFLFFVPYILTATLTYGIAVPSGLFVPSLLSGAAFGRLFGHLLHKLDHTNGTFADSGTYALMGAAAVLGGMARMTISLTVILLEATGDMQYVLPLMLTLMAARFTGNVFNEGLYDIHIKLKKIPFLEPDVPPIAERNEIVAGQVMSTQVKCLRPVERAGVVYDLLRSCGHGSFPIVDTASGGTLYGTASRYMLCTLLQRRAFGSPDVLEDYDGPQQHLGPRRLSPLVQWDTIERAYPRYPKLSDVDMREGDRNCWLDLRPYANTAPYTVNETASIQRTYRLFRTLGLRFLCVVNHNNQVVGIITRKDLLPEALTDSLLRGRLSHEEADEDGRGML; via the exons ATGTTTTACGACGTCGGCCTCGATGATGGAGCTACTCAAGCCGACGAGGATCCCTCGGCATCTGCTGGTACAACGGAGTGGGTTGCTGCCTTTCTTGCCTTTGCCGCCTACCAAACCTTTTTTGCTGCCATTGCTTCTCTGTTCGTCTGGTGGGAACCGGTCTCGGGAGGATCTGGTATTCCTGAAATCAAATGCTTTCTCAACGGCATTGATCTTCCGCGCGTCGTACGGGTCAAAACGTTGTTGTGCAAAGTTGTCGGCGTGACCTTTTCCGTCGCTGCCGGATTGCCCGTCGGGAAAGAAGGTCCCATGGTCCATTCCGGtgccgtcgtcgccgccggTATTTCGCAAGGCAAGACGCGCTTCTGGGGCGTCGACACGAGTTTTTCCAAATTCAGTGACTTCCGAAACGATCGGGAAAAACGTGATTTCGTCGCCTGCGGCGCTGCCGCTGGGGTTTGTTCGGCTTTTGGTGCCCCCATTGGTGGTGTTCTATTTAGTCTGGAAGAAGGAGCGTCGTACTGGAGTACCAAGCTGACTTGGCGGGCTTTTTTCTGTGCCATGACCACTTTGGCCACGCTTTTTTGGGTCCGCAATATGGATACCTTGTGG ctcttttcctttgggGAATTCAACATTCTCTCGGGAGAGTCTTCGAACTTTTCGATTTGGGAACTGGGGTTGTTTGTGATTGTGGGCTGTTTGGGTGGACTGATTGGGGCAGTTTTCAATGCTGCCAATGAGCATTTGACCATTTGGCGCATGAAACGTATCAATCATTCCAAGTTTCGTAGGTTTCTGGAAGTCATTGTGGTTAGTCTGATAGTGTCGGTTGTTTCGTTTTTGATGCCCCTTCTCTGGGGGCACTGTACCAAGATTCCTAAAGATATGCAAGAATGGACTAATCAGGAAAAGAACTTAATTGAAGAACTCATCCCCTTCGGTTGCACACCAGGAAAGGAATACAACGAAGTAGCCAGCTTGATTTTCACCGAGGCGGATACCGCGATTAAGCAACTGTTCCATTTCCGTGAAGCAGGTGCCGATGACTCGAGTACATTTTCGTCCGGTGCCCTCTTTTTATTTTTTGTCCCCTACATTCTCACAGCCACCTTAACATACGGTATTGCCGTACCATCAGGGCTTTTTGTCCCTTCGCTTTTGTCGGGGGCTGCATTTGGACGCTTGTTTGGTCATCTCTTACACAAGCTAGATCACACAAACGGAACGTTTGCCGATTCTGGGACGTATGCTCTCATGGGCGCGGCGGCTGTATTGGGAGGTATGGCACGAATGACAATCTCGTTGACAGTtattcttttggaagcaaCCGGTGATATGCAGTATGTGTTGCCCCTCATGTTGACATTAATGGCCGCACGGTTTACGGGCAACGTGTTTAATGAAGGTCTCTACGACATTCATATTAAGCTCAAGAAAATCCCGTTTCTGGAACCCGACGTCCCTCCCATCGCTGAACGCAACGAAATTGTGGCCGGTCAGGTCATGTCCACCCAAGTCAAATGCTTACGCCCCGTCGAGCGCGCTGGTGTCGTTTATGATTTGCTTCGAAGCTGTGGTCACGGAAGTTTCCCAATTGTCGACACTGCTAGCGGTGGTACACTGTACGGAACCGCCAGTCGGTATATGTTGTGTACATTGTTGCAGCGGCGTGCCTTTGGTTCACCGGATGTCTTGGAGGATTACGACGGACCTCAGCAGCATTTGGGACCGAGACGTTTGAGTCCACTCGTGCAATGGGACACTATAGAAAGAGCTTATCCTAGATATCCGAAGTTGTCAGACGTTGACATGAGAGAAGGCGACCGCAATTGCTGGCTCGACTTGCGGCCGTATGCTAACACTGCGCCCTACACAGTCAACGAGACGGCTTCTATTCAACGCACCTATCGGCTATTCCGTACTCTGGGACTACGCTTTCTTTGCGTCGTGAACCACAACAATCAAGTTGTTGGTATCATCACACGAAAGGATCTTCTTCCTGAAGCATTAACCGATTCACTGCTACGCGGTCGTCTATCGCACGAGGAGGCCGACGAGGATGGACGAGGAATGCTTTGA
- a CDS encoding predicted protein, which produces MISLLPFLCMLASMASPSRSFTISATRNLYQNPNPFRCRSTPHRVPTLLGSSFYGNFDADEDEEEDDDDEDDDFQDLDDDAVADFRSKMSNLFGDGTGSSSSENAPTTAGGTDSSSVESKIDDLITFARSQDGSTGSVSTDWSEPVSSIQKGMVLLANPEQFCSDFGGGRRKMPSPKLLAKFGLTLPPPADLGPDRRADLLPVLIVVECGEGSRVRAVLLNRRTGYLLGDLEQADTNLGSTSSKKAPTPVLEKFCIQPLWFGGVDNVSAGLDMLHQCPTVPDAEPLSDEGLYWGGDPALAQDAMDEVTDKVLTGFDFKFFVQSTVWGSSKELQKEIDNGTWFTARVSKEVLFKSRDRMGTRRAKPLWTEVMELLGGKYKDTRDMLYDQDS; this is translated from the coding sequence ATGATTTCTCTACTTCCTTTTTTGTGTATGTTGGCCAGTATGGCTTCGCCGAGTCGCTCATTTACGATAAGCGCAACGCGCAACCTCTACCAAAATCCCAATCCGTTTCGATGTCGATCGACGCCGCATCGTGTGCCAACGCTTCTCGGCAGTTCTTTTTACGGAAATTTTGATGCAGAcgaggatgaggaagaagacgacgatgacgaagacgatgactTCCAGGATCTCGACGATGACGCTGTGGCAGATTTTCGCAGCAAAATGTCCAATCTCTTTGGCGATGGCACAGGTTCATCTTCCTCAGAGAATGCGCCGACTACTGCTGGTGGAACAGACAGCTCTAGTGTGGAGAGCAAAATTGACGATCTGATCACTTTTGCCCGTTCCCAGGACGGATCGACCGGTTCTGTCTCTACGGACTGGTCCGAGCCCGTCAGTTCCATACAAAAGGGCATGGTGCTATTGGCCAATCCGGAGCAATTTTGCAGTGATTTTGGGGGCGGACGCCGGAAAATGCCCAGCCCCAAGCTTCTGGCTAAGTTTGGGTTGACCTTGCCTCCGCCAGCAGATTTGGGACCCGATCGACGTGCGGACTTGCTACCCGTGCTCATTGTCGTGGAATGCGGTGAAGGCAGTCGCGTTCGAGCTGTGCTTCTCAATCGCCGCACCGGGTATTTATTGGGCGATCTCGAACAAGCCGATACCAACCTCGGCAGCACGAGTAGTAAGAAGGCTCCAACACCGGTCTTGGAAAAGTTCTGCATTCAACCGCTCTGGTTTGGAGGAGTCGACAATGTTTCGGCGGGCCTCGACATGCTGCACCAGTGTCCGACCGTCCCCGACGCGGAGCCTCTCTCAGACGAAGGTTTGTACTGGGGTGGTGATCCCGCTCTCGCACAAGACGCCATGGATGAAGTCACAGACAAGGTGTTGACCGGTTTTgatttcaaattctttgtcCAGAGCACCGTCTGGGGCAGTTCGAAGGAattgcaaaaggaaatcgacAATGGGACTTGGTTTACGGCACGGGTCTCGAAAGAAGTGTTGTTCAAATCGCGGGACCGGATGGGCACCCGACGAGCTAAGCCGCTGTGGACCGAAGTTATGGAATTGTTGGGTGGAAAGTACAAGGATACTCGAGATATGCTGTACGACCAAGACTCATAG
- a CDS encoding predicted protein — protein MSIPVAVHSHTVPASTRMSASSKITVKASLNVVRKGRVLLLHGWAQNAAVMRIKAKSLTKKLNRAGYDCVFLEAPHVLPMQSTIVIEGFPVLVDNGSRENARAWFLYSDTDAANATLSQSGEPLTYVGLEETWTVIENELMQPDTEPTVDGVPFCAVLGFSQGAVLVHLLSILTTRLPRDSPFRRINACLLASGFAAQHVSKDMTSPYHTVLGNVPADQSAFIEIPSLHLIGKNDTSVEPKASAHLAQMYSQPMFLDHEKGHILPQHSDDCARIVAFLDEARAETNL, from the exons ATGTCCATCCCCGTTGCTGTTCATTCACACACCGTCCCTGCTTCCACCCGTATGAGTGCGAGTTCGAAGATTACAGTGAAAGCTTCCTTGAACGTCGTTCGCAAAGGACGAGTCCTCCTGCTCCATGGCTGGGCCCAAAATGCTGCCGTGATGCGGATAAAAGCGAAATCCTTGACCAA GAAATTGAATCGAGCGGGCTATGACTGTGTATTTCTGGAAGCTCCACACGTCTTGCCCATGCAGAGTACAATTGTCATTGAAGGGTTTCCCGTCCTCGTCGACAATGGCTCACGCGAGAATGCCAGGGCATGGTTCCTTTACTCGGACACGGATGCGGCGAACGCGACCTTGAGTCAATCGGGGGAGCCCCTGACCTATGTTGGATTGGAAGAGACTTGGACAGTAATCGAGAACGAGCTCATGCAGCCAGACACCGAGCCTACGGTAGACGGCGTTCCATTCTGTGCCGTATTGGGTTTTTCACAGGGGGCCGTTCTAGTGCACCTGCTTTCCATACTCACCACTCGGCTGCCACGGGACAGTCCTTTCCGACGCATCAATGCTTGTCTGCTTGCCAGTGGCTTTGCGGCCCAGCACGTAAGCAAGGACATGACCTCTCCGTACCATACAGTGCTGGGTAATGTACCGGCTGATCAATCCGCCTTCATAGAGATACCGTCGTTACATCTAATTGGAAAGAACGATACCAGTGTCGAGCCCAAGGCCAGTGCACACCTTGCCCAGATGTACAGCCAACCCATGTTTCTGGATCACGAAAAGGGCCATATTTTGCCACAGCACAGCGATGATTGCGCTCGTATCGTTGCCTTTCTAGACGAAGCGCGTGCCGAAACCAATTTGTAG
- a CDS encoding predicted protein, with protein sequence MAAMLLACALILVISAYFTFSMERQPTQSPGRENVIVVPDTSHSHGSSTSGRKSIPETKFDKEATVHRREKSRSEEETWSFTTVQAVRDAFRQRYGPTSASIYEKGVSTFGNLRATADRLLLAAAQDRPFVLAFAGYSVTVGRGNHFQQSFPFVLERILRPLLRESLQLDVVVRNAAIGGIPSFPYGFCFDHFLGSDPDVISWDFSMNEGNGASVLEAYLRHSQTQLSKRPMIILLDKNAPRQRVLEMYTRNEWISDAISVKTAKDAVDSTLLQLPEDQRPPGLQRWDEFGAPASCPGRGSWHPKRMEHELIGFMMSLYFVDALELAQRIMQENPEWKASYESNSMITPRFKAPLQPTPANDQAVTELLFGHSIDQDDFQMKTISCRTNFLPATDGNKVLPSIVVSGLSPGITDENIMEVRSDAAYRAGWVLDVSKMERDTKIKVEKCGGLGYIDMKIALYGVPESGPLRLWLPLGDHDSLSHHNSHEHEEGDTIADHWFDDLIICEANEKRPIDACQLDKDLEFTVGGVLVTSTKMVMGAAEYLKRQTCVHVGVPEKAQITVLGEVTNTDGSLPSDTDRIRLAGGSKRGNSTIGLLVDVKVSDRVNRESGACCLSHIVWEQH encoded by the exons ATGGCCGCTATGCTGTTAG CTTGTGCCCTCATTCTTGTGATCAGCGCCTATTTCACATTCTCAATGGAAAGGCAACCGACGCAGTCTCCAGGCCGCGAAAATGTGATCGTAGTACCAGATACATCTCATTCGCACGGAAGCTCCACGAGCGGCAGAAAATCTATACCAGAAACGAAATTTGATAAGGAGGCAACAGTGCATAGACGAGAGAAATCCCGAAGCGAGGAGGAGACATGGTCTTTCACAACAGTCCAGGCTGTCCGCGACGCATTTCGTCAGAGGTATGGGCCGACTTCGGCATCAATTTATGAGAAAGGTGTTAGTACGTTCGGGAATTTGCGAGCGACAGCAGATCGATTGTTACTAGCTGCCGCACAGGATCGCCCTTTCGTCTTGGCGTTCGCGGGTTATTCGGTGACGGTTGGGCGGGGCAATCATTTCCAGCAAAGTTTCCCGTTTGTTCTGGAACGAATTCTGAGACCATTACTTCGAGAATCGCTCCAGTTGGACGTCGTTGTTCGCAATGCGGCAATTGGTGGAATTCCTTCGTTCCCGTACGGTTTTTGTTTCGATCACTTTTTGGGCAGCGATCCGGATGTTATTAGTTGGGATTTTAGCATGAACGAAGGGAATGGTGCCAGCGTGTTGGAAGCTTATTTACGGCATAGTCAAACACAGCTTTCGAAACGACCCATGATAATTTTGCTGGACAAAAATGCTCCTCGTCAAAGAGTGTTGGAAATGTATACTCGAAACGAGTGGATTAGTGACGCCATATCGGTCAAGACAGCCAAAGATGCGGTGGACAGCACCCTTCTCCAATTACCTGAAGATCAACGACCTCCAGGCTTACAGCGCTGGGACGAATTCGGAGCTCCTGCTTCTTGCCCCGGTCGTGGTAGTTGGCACCCGAAGCGTATGGAGCACGAACTCATTGGTTTCATGATGAGTTTGTATTTTGTGGACGCATTAGAGCTAGCCCAGCGCATCATGCAAGAAAATCCCGAATGGAAAGCTTCCTATGAGTCGAACTCCATGATTACACCCCGATTTAAAGCGCCCTTGCAGCCGACCCCTGCCAACGATCAAGCCGTGACGGAACTATTATTTGGACACTCAATTGACCAAGACGACTTTCAAATGAAAACAATCTCATGTCGAACCAACTTTTTACCTGCCACCGATGGCAATAAGGTATTGCCATCCATTGTAGTTTCGGGATTGTCTCCTGGTATTACGGATGAAAATATTATGGAAGTGCGCAGCGACGCGGCATACCGAGCGGGATGGGTACTGGATGTGTCTAAAATGGAACGCGACACCAAAATTAAAGTTGAAAAATGTGGCGGTTTGGGATACATTGATATGAAAATTGCCTTGTACGGTGTTCCCGAATCGGGTCCGTTACGGCTGTGGTTGCCGTTGGGCGATCATGACAGTCTGTCGCACCATAACTCTCACGAGCACGAGGAAGGGGACACAATCGCCGACCACTGGTTTGATGATTTAATCATTTGCGAAGCCAACGAAAAGAGGCCAATCGACGCTTGTCAGCTAGATAAAGATCTGGAATTTACCGTTGGTGGCGTTCTCGTTACATCGACGAAAATGGTCATGGGAGCGGCTGAATACCTAAAACGACAAACATGTGTGCATGTGGGCGTCCCCGAAAAAGCCCAAATTACTGTATTGGGGGAGGTCACCAACACAGATGGGAGTCTTCCATCCGATACGGATAGAATAAGGTTGGCCGGTGGATCCAAGAGGGGCAATTCCACCATTGGGTTGCTGGTCGACGTCAAAGTAAGCGATAGAGTGAATCGAGAGAGTGGCGCGTGCTGTCTTTCGCACATCGTTTGGGAGCAGCACTAG